One region of Azoarcus sp. CIB genomic DNA includes:
- the cysS gene encoding cysteine--tRNA ligase, with protein MLQIHNTLTRKKEIFVPIEPGKVRMYVCGMTVYDFCHLGHARVMVVFDLVARWLRASGLDLVYVRNITDIDDKIIRRAGENGESIRSLTDRFIAAMHEDADALGVMRPDHEPRATEYVGQMQSLIERLHHKGLAYVAENRDVCYSVRKFDGYGKLSGKSVDELRAGERVEIAGEKHDPLDFVLWKHARTEEPTEVKWASPWGEGRPGWHIECSAMSSDLLGEHFDIHGGGQDLQFPHHENEIAQSEGAHGHTFVNYWMHNGFVRVDDEKMSKSLGNFFTIRDVLKKYDAEVVRFFILRAHYRSPLNYSDAHLEDARQALTRLYTALRNVVPADAPVDWEEAHARRFREAMDDDFNTAEAVAVLFDLANEANRSGSAAMAAQLKGLGGVLGLLGRDPLAFLQSSTSETGGDEAVEIEALIEQRIQAKKARNFAEADRIRADLLARGIALEDTPQGTLWRRA; from the coding sequence ATGCTTCAGATCCACAACACACTGACGCGAAAGAAAGAAATCTTCGTTCCGATCGAGCCTGGAAAGGTTCGGATGTATGTTTGTGGCATGACTGTGTATGATTTTTGCCACCTCGGTCATGCTCGTGTGATGGTCGTGTTCGATTTGGTCGCGCGCTGGCTGCGGGCGAGCGGGCTCGATCTCGTGTATGTCAGGAACATCACGGATATTGATGACAAAATCATTCGTCGTGCTGGTGAGAACGGCGAATCGATCCGTTCGCTGACCGACCGGTTCATCGCCGCGATGCACGAGGATGCCGACGCGCTCGGCGTGATGCGGCCCGACCATGAGCCGCGTGCGACGGAGTATGTGGGGCAGATGCAATCCCTGATCGAGCGGCTGCACCATAAGGGACTCGCATACGTCGCCGAGAATCGCGACGTATGCTACTCGGTGCGCAAGTTCGACGGTTACGGCAAGCTGTCGGGCAAGTCGGTGGACGAGCTGCGCGCCGGCGAGCGTGTGGAGATTGCGGGCGAGAAGCACGATCCGCTCGATTTCGTGCTGTGGAAGCATGCACGCACCGAAGAGCCGACGGAGGTGAAGTGGGCGTCTCCGTGGGGCGAGGGGCGCCCCGGCTGGCACATCGAATGCTCCGCGATGAGTTCGGACCTGCTCGGCGAGCATTTCGACATCCACGGCGGCGGGCAGGACCTGCAGTTTCCGCACCACGAAAACGAAATCGCGCAGTCGGAGGGTGCCCACGGGCACACCTTCGTGAACTACTGGATGCACAACGGCTTTGTCCGCGTCGATGACGAGAAGATGTCGAAGTCGCTCGGCAATTTCTTCACGATTCGCGATGTGCTGAAGAAGTACGACGCCGAGGTGGTGCGCTTCTTCATTTTGCGCGCCCACTATCGCAGTCCGCTCAATTATTCGGACGCGCATCTCGAGGATGCCCGTCAGGCCCTCACGCGCTTGTACACGGCGCTGCGCAACGTCGTGCCAGCGGATGCACCGGTCGACTGGGAGGAGGCGCACGCGCGGCGTTTTCGCGAAGCGATGGACGACGACTTCAATACCGCCGAGGCGGTCGCCGTGCTGTTCGATCTCGCGAACGAAGCGAACCGCAGCGGCTCCGCGGCCATGGCGGCACAGCTGAAGGGCTTGGGTGGGGTGCTCGGCCTGCTCGGACGCGATCCTCTTGCCTTCCTCCAGAGCAGCACTTCGGAAACGGGGGGTGACGAGGCGGTTGAGATCGAGGCACTGATCGAGCAGCGCATCCAGGCCAAGAAGGCGAGAAATTTTGCCGAGGCGGACCGCATTCGTGCTGACTTGCTGGCACGTGGCATCGCGCTCGAGGATACGCCGCAGGGGACTCTGTGGCGGCGCGCGTAG
- a CDS encoding peptidylprolyl isomerase: MKRFFASLFLFIWCAVAQAANPVVEMRTNQGTILLELFADKAPKSVENFLEYAKSGHYNGTIFHRVIDGFMIQGGGFDGSLSQKPTRAPIENEAKNGLRNETGTLAMARTSDPHSATAQFFVNLADNSFLDYPSRDGWGYAVFGKVTSGMDVVQKIGKMRTGLVRGMRDVPAEPMIIESVRLVEAAKTGQTK; encoded by the coding sequence ATGAAGCGCTTTTTCGCAAGCCTGTTCCTTTTCATCTGGTGCGCCGTCGCACAGGCCGCCAATCCCGTTGTCGAAATGCGCACCAACCAGGGGACGATCCTCCTCGAACTGTTTGCGGACAAGGCGCCCAAATCGGTAGAGAACTTCCTTGAGTACGCGAAGAGCGGGCACTACAACGGCACGATCTTCCACCGCGTCATCGACGGTTTCATGATCCAGGGCGGTGGCTTCGACGGATCGCTGAGCCAGAAGCCCACGCGCGCACCGATCGAGAATGAAGCCAAGAACGGGCTGCGCAACGAAACGGGGACGCTTGCCATGGCACGGACCTCCGACCCCCATTCCGCGACCGCGCAGTTCTTCGTCAACCTCGCTGACAACAGCTTCCTCGATTACCCGTCGCGCGACGGCTGGGGCTATGCCGTGTTCGGCAAGGTCACGAGCGGCATGGACGTCGTGCAGAAGATCGGCAAGATGCGCACCGGGCTCGTTCGCGGCATGCGCGATGTCCCTGCGGAACCGATGATCATCGAGTCGGTCCGCCTCGTCGAGGCCGCCAAGACCGGCCAAACCAAGTAA
- a CDS encoding L,D-transpeptidase family protein, translated as MLLTLAAATLPLAAAAAPVPRGISDSGPDASLDYVFTEIEANRLDAALERTEEVLRAYPNFRLAHLIKGDLLLARSKPISTFGNAPAPAERVTELRDEAIARLRAYRERPAAASYIPRYLLQMGPDQRFAVVVDTKRARLYVYANEGGKPRFVADYYISHGKAGTDKRVEGDNKTPLGVYEVTSFIEQAKLPDLYGSGAFPINYPNEWDRRLGRTGHGIWLHGTPSNTYARPPLSSEGCVTLANQDFLKLSNFVEPGLTPVIISNEIEWLSLDDWQAERRNLQLAIEDWRRDWEKTGEVGRYLSHYSKEFRSDTQNLAEWSEQKRKVAASRQWIKVRLDKLSMFRNPGRDDIVVVTFEQDYRSDDLSDRVRKRQYWLKEGGRWKIVYEGKA; from the coding sequence ATGCTATTAACACTGGCCGCGGCAACCCTGCCGCTGGCCGCCGCCGCCGCCCCCGTTCCACGCGGCATCTCGGATTCCGGGCCGGATGCATCGCTCGACTACGTCTTCACCGAGATCGAAGCGAACCGACTAGACGCGGCACTCGAACGCACCGAGGAAGTACTGCGCGCCTACCCCAATTTCCGGCTTGCCCACTTGATCAAGGGCGACCTGTTGCTGGCCCGCTCCAAACCGATCTCGACGTTCGGCAACGCGCCCGCGCCCGCCGAACGGGTCACTGAACTGCGTGACGAGGCCATCGCGCGTCTGCGCGCCTATCGCGAGCGGCCCGCCGCGGCGAGCTACATCCCGCGCTACCTCCTGCAGATGGGACCGGACCAGCGCTTCGCGGTCGTCGTCGATACCAAGCGCGCACGCCTGTACGTATACGCCAACGAGGGCGGAAAGCCGCGCTTCGTCGCAGACTACTACATCAGTCACGGCAAGGCCGGCACGGACAAGCGCGTCGAGGGCGACAACAAGACTCCGCTCGGCGTGTATGAAGTGACCTCCTTCATCGAGCAGGCCAAGCTGCCGGATCTATACGGCAGCGGCGCCTTCCCGATCAATTACCCCAACGAGTGGGATCGACGGCTCGGCCGCACCGGACACGGAATCTGGCTGCACGGAACGCCGAGCAACACCTACGCCCGCCCGCCGCTTTCTTCCGAGGGCTGTGTCACGCTCGCGAATCAGGACTTTCTCAAGCTTTCGAACTTCGTCGAGCCCGGGCTTACGCCGGTGATCATCAGCAACGAGATCGAATGGCTGTCGCTGGACGACTGGCAGGCCGAACGCCGCAACCTGCAGCTTGCGATCGAAGACTGGCGCCGGGACTGGGAAAAAACCGGCGAAGTGGGCCGTTACCTCTCGCACTATTCGAAGGAATTCCGCAGCGACACCCAGAATCTCGCGGAATGGTCGGAGCAGAAGCGCAAGGTCGCGGCGAGCCGCCAATGGATTAAGGTGCGCCTCGACAAATTGAGCATGTTCCGGAATCCGGGGCGAGACGACATCGTGGTCGTGACCTTCGAGCAGGACTATCGCAGCGACGACCTGTCCGACCGAGTCCGCAAGCGCCAGTACTGGCTCAAGGAAGGCGGTCGCTGGAAGATCGTCTATGAAGGCAAGGCCTGA
- a CDS encoding tetratricopeptide repeat protein, whose protein sequence is MRPNSALAVMALIVGLGVAPLLHAADNVAQIQTLVNQGQHAQALAMADRVLAGNAKEPQARFLKGIALTELNRQDEAVAVFQKLTEDFPELPEPYNNLAVLYAQQRQYDKARSALEMAIRTHPSYATAHENLGDVYARLASQAYDKALQLDSANTGAQSKLALIREMMSSGSRTRVAGQTAPPRTAAVAPTAAPAPAPAAAAVAASPAASATPVPSTAAAAPTAKPAAAVAAPAAAAAPTVPAASPAPAAAAAQTARAATPEPAAADASAEREALQTVEAWAKAWSRKDVKAYLGFYDKEFRTPGGVPRKVWEDEREQRVGKPGRIAVEIAKPDTKVDGEVATVRFRQNYESAGFSSSSTKTLELVKRNGSWRIRQERVGG, encoded by the coding sequence ATGCGTCCCAATTCAGCCCTGGCCGTGATGGCCCTCATCGTCGGCCTCGGCGTGGCTCCGCTGCTGCATGCGGCCGACAACGTCGCCCAGATTCAAACGCTCGTGAATCAGGGCCAGCATGCGCAGGCGCTGGCAATGGCCGACCGGGTGCTCGCAGGCAATGCCAAGGAACCGCAGGCGCGTTTCCTCAAGGGAATCGCCCTTACTGAGCTCAACCGCCAGGACGAAGCCGTCGCGGTATTCCAGAAGCTCACCGAGGATTTCCCAGAACTGCCCGAGCCCTACAACAACCTCGCCGTCCTGTACGCTCAACAGCGCCAGTACGACAAGGCGCGCTCAGCCCTCGAAATGGCGATCCGCACCCACCCGAGCTATGCGACCGCACACGAGAACCTCGGCGACGTCTACGCACGCCTCGCGAGTCAGGCCTACGACAAGGCCCTGCAACTGGACTCGGCGAACACGGGTGCACAGTCCAAGCTCGCGTTGATCCGCGAAATGATGTCCTCCGGTTCGCGAACGCGAGTTGCGGGGCAGACCGCACCGCCACGCACTGCCGCCGTGGCGCCGACTGCGGCACCCGCCCCGGCACCGGCCGCAGCCGCCGTCGCTGCATCTCCGGCAGCCTCCGCCACGCCAGTGCCATCCACTGCTGCGGCTGCCCCCACGGCCAAGCCGGCAGCAGCTGTTGCAGCACCGGCCGCCGCGGCTGCACCGACAGTCCCAGCCGCATCGCCCGCACCTGCAGCCGCCGCAGCGCAAACTGCCCGAGCGGCAACACCGGAACCCGCGGCAGCCGACGCCAGTGCCGAACGCGAAGCGCTGCAGACCGTCGAAGCGTGGGCCAAGGCGTGGTCGCGCAAGGACGTGAAGGCTTACCTTGGCTTCTACGACAAGGAGTTCCGTACCCCGGGCGGCGTGCCCCGCAAGGTGTGGGAAGACGAGCGCGAGCAGCGCGTCGGCAAACCGGGCCGCATTGCCGTCGAGATCGCGAAACCTGACACGAAGGTCGATGGCGAAGTGGCAACGGTACGTTTCCGTCAGAACTACGAGTCAGCCGGCTTCAGCTCCAGCTCGACCAAGACGCTCGAACTCGTCAAACGTAACGGTTCGTGGCGCATCCGCCAGGAGCGCGTCGGAGGATGA